A stretch of the Sorangium aterium genome encodes the following:
- a CDS encoding OmpA family protein, with protein sequence MKHAFLAALSLALSACAGPLAKGPSVDLRLRHVVLYQNGLGYFERTGVMSGERLTLRFREREVDDVLKSMVVVEQNLGPNETPSTVSALLPRSGQASGPEEPTELELVFSPAARRPVSIAYAVPTAAWKATYRVILPAKGQKEKRALLQAWALISNIGDEDWSEVDVTLATGAPLSYVSNLRAPAMLDRPELKGVYDGEGGALAPVLSERSPGPDTDRDGVLDHEDACPREPGSASPQPDRHGCPHTVRVASSSEIQILTAVPFDKGSDVIPPRARPLIEELSRTLKSVPHLRAFEVEGHASSDESGAADLAARRAAAVRAALLQLGVTAELVTRSHGTQMPLVAGDTEEARQRNRRVALRALDVGQAQAPSRGREAPAVTPEAMEKVPEGAASVDAVAGAFRYAIANPVTLPKKSSALITLINRPVAGADVLLFRPDPAAPASATHPFRAAQIENRSALGLQPGSVSIFSGGTFVGEGVLTRLLPGESATIPYAIDSSTEVRATSMTTDVPVRFVSLSRGALRVEDRYRRVTVYDVRPGRDVPETLLIRHARATGFEPQGLPGCTDAMPDACLVEKKLAPGAPQKVVVEETRLSQREIPLVQADSERLSLYLKGSSLPAELRARLDRALALRRALDAANDELDPLRRRRAELIDRAAELRESLRTIERTPQAGKLRQTMLDRLAEVARQSEEIGAKITQRIEDVAMARAELDDTLRDLVIEGR encoded by the coding sequence ATGAAGCACGCGTTCCTCGCGGCGCTCTCGCTGGCCCTCAGCGCGTGCGCCGGACCGCTGGCGAAAGGGCCGTCGGTCGATCTCCGCCTGCGGCACGTCGTCCTGTACCAGAACGGCCTCGGTTACTTCGAGCGCACCGGCGTCATGTCGGGCGAGCGGCTCACGCTCCGGTTCCGGGAGCGCGAGGTCGACGACGTGCTGAAGAGCATGGTGGTCGTCGAGCAAAACCTCGGGCCGAACGAGACCCCCTCCACCGTGAGCGCGCTCTTGCCGCGCTCCGGGCAGGCGAGCGGGCCCGAGGAGCCCACCGAGCTCGAGCTCGTCTTCTCGCCGGCCGCGCGGAGGCCCGTGTCGATCGCGTACGCGGTGCCGACCGCCGCCTGGAAGGCGACCTACCGCGTGATCCTGCCGGCCAAGGGGCAGAAGGAGAAGCGGGCGCTCCTCCAGGCCTGGGCGCTCATCAGCAACATCGGCGACGAGGACTGGAGCGAGGTCGACGTGACGCTCGCGACGGGCGCGCCGCTCTCCTACGTCTCGAACCTGCGCGCGCCGGCGATGCTCGACAGGCCGGAGCTGAAGGGCGTCTACGACGGCGAGGGCGGCGCGCTCGCCCCCGTGCTCTCAGAGCGCTCGCCCGGGCCCGACACCGACCGCGACGGCGTGCTCGACCACGAGGACGCCTGCCCGCGCGAGCCCGGCTCGGCGAGCCCGCAACCCGACCGGCACGGCTGCCCGCACACGGTCCGCGTCGCCAGCAGCAGCGAGATCCAGATCCTGACCGCCGTGCCCTTCGACAAGGGCTCGGACGTCATCCCGCCGCGCGCGAGGCCGCTCATCGAGGAGCTCTCGCGCACGCTCAAGAGCGTCCCGCACCTCCGCGCGTTCGAGGTCGAGGGGCACGCGTCGTCGGACGAGTCCGGCGCGGCGGATCTCGCGGCCCGGCGCGCCGCGGCGGTGCGCGCGGCGCTCCTCCAGCTCGGGGTCACGGCCGAGCTCGTGACGCGCTCGCACGGCACCCAGATGCCCCTCGTCGCCGGCGACACCGAGGAAGCCCGGCAGCGCAACCGCCGCGTCGCCCTGCGCGCCCTGGACGTCGGGCAGGCGCAGGCCCCCAGCCGGGGGCGCGAGGCGCCGGCCGTCACGCCCGAGGCGATGGAGAAGGTGCCGGAGGGCGCGGCGAGCGTGGACGCCGTGGCCGGGGCCTTCCGGTACGCGATCGCGAACCCGGTGACGCTCCCGAAGAAGTCGTCGGCGCTGATCACGCTCATCAACCGCCCGGTCGCGGGCGCGGACGTCCTCCTGTTCCGCCCCGATCCCGCGGCGCCCGCGAGCGCGACCCACCCCTTCCGCGCCGCGCAGATCGAGAACCGGAGCGCGCTCGGTCTCCAGCCCGGATCCGTGTCGATCTTCTCCGGCGGGACCTTCGTGGGCGAGGGTGTGCTCACGCGCCTTTTGCCCGGGGAGAGCGCGACGATCCCGTACGCCATCGACAGCTCGACCGAGGTGCGCGCGACGAGCATGACCACGGATGTGCCGGTGCGGTTCGTGTCGCTGTCCCGCGGCGCGCTGCGCGTGGAGGATCGGTACCGGCGCGTGACGGTCTACGATGTGAGGCCCGGCCGGGACGTGCCGGAGACATTGCTCATCCGCCACGCGAGGGCGACAGGGTTCGAGCCGCAGGGCCTCCCAGGGTGCACGGACGCGATGCCGGACGCCTGCCTCGTCGAGAAGAAGCTCGCGCCCGGCGCGCCCCAGAAGGTCGTGGTCGAGGAGACGCGGCTGTCTCAGCGCGAGATCCCGCTCGTCCAGGCCGACAGCGAGCGGCTCTCGCTCTACCTGAAGGGCTCGAGCCTCCCGGCCGAGCTCCGCGCGAGGCTGGACCGCGCGCTCGCGCTCCGGCGCGCGCTCGACGCGGCGAACGACGAGCTCGACCCGCTGCGGCGGAGGCGCGCCGAGCTGATCGACCGCGCCGCCGAGCTGCGCGAGAGCCTGAGGACCATCGAGCGCACGCCCCAGGCCGGCAAGCTCCGCCAGACCATGCTCGACCGGCTCGCCGAGGTGGCCCGACAATCGGAGGAGATCGGCGCGAAGATCACCCAGCGCATCGAGGACGTGGCCATGGCGCGCGCCGAGCTCGACGACACGCTCCGCGATCTGGTCATCGAAGGTCGGTGA
- a CDS encoding SAM-dependent methyltransferase: protein MKTDEHEKHAVGFGRERALSYDDQVRRFWAGYGVMQQVIAEVMVAALPDEEAASLLIVGVGTGSELKPFARYAGAGVRFTGVDPSPEMLAVAREKLAAEGLLERTSLHACELRDLARGPLFDGAQMIGVLHHVPGDEARIELLREIAGRLKPGAPFVIGCRTGDDPLLRAVEDRRALAEGRPPEAAEQRRKAMASLKMPASDAEVFALLAQAGFIAPRLIFCELQIKTWVTRYEPSTLGA, encoded by the coding sequence ATGAAGACGGACGAGCACGAGAAACACGCAGTTGGCTTCGGGCGCGAGCGAGCATTGAGCTACGACGACCAGGTGCGCCGCTTCTGGGCGGGTTATGGCGTCATGCAGCAGGTCATCGCCGAGGTGATGGTCGCCGCGCTCCCCGACGAGGAGGCCGCGTCGCTGCTGATCGTCGGCGTCGGGACCGGGAGCGAGCTGAAGCCTTTCGCGCGTTATGCGGGGGCCGGCGTTCGTTTCACGGGCGTCGATCCCTCGCCGGAGATGCTCGCCGTCGCGAGAGAGAAGCTCGCGGCGGAAGGCCTCCTCGAGCGGACGAGCCTGCATGCCTGCGAGCTGCGCGATCTCGCGCGTGGGCCCTTGTTCGACGGCGCCCAGATGATCGGCGTCCTGCACCACGTCCCGGGCGATGAGGCGCGCATCGAGCTCTTGCGGGAGATCGCAGGGCGCCTGAAGCCGGGGGCGCCCTTCGTGATCGGCTGTCGGACTGGAGACGATCCGCTGCTGAGGGCCGTCGAGGACCGGCGGGCCCTCGCGGAGGGGCGGCCGCCCGAGGCGGCGGAGCAACGACGGAAGGCCATGGCGTCGTTGAAGATGCCGGCCTCGGACGCCGAGGTCTTCGCGCTCCTGGCCCAGGCAGGCTTCATTGCGCCTCGCCTGATCTTCTGCGAGCTGCAAATCAAGACCTGGGTGACGCGCTACGAGCCATCCACGCTCGGCGCGTGA
- a CDS encoding GAF domain-containing protein yields MTDSDDRRSPAARDGTRDEIPAPLASRQAPTITSGPDGHQHGQPASDGPRKVGGTPAPLDLVPAMIAATRAITCATDEASLFAAAVESLSCLGHDAFYLSRFCDDANSVLEIVGVWKRGGAPPVPAGTRLQRSAYPGLEKIAAGDPILYEDCATDPRLHETTRRLMVDKMGIRSMALFPLMHGDRLLGSLSANYGAPHVYSPEERQLLTLVAQLSAVTLLGIRSRKQIDEKVRLVEALYRAGDAVAVISEEAPLLDRTAELLVNEVGYVISWIGLVDPERGVLASRAGLGRNFGVDLSIVHPLDNPRSAAVAAFHQGHPVVRHDLHERREAEAWGEAATNAGLRTGVYVPLRAGGEALGVLGVGSSDERITEDEVALIAAFGNQLAAAILRARRDRERTEQLAQIEQAYDRQARLLEVVRELSTPVIPVHDGILVLPLVGTVDSNRSAQIMGSLLSAIEREQASVVLIDVTGVPMVDTGVADHLLRAVRAAALLGAEVVLVGIAPTVAQTIVQLGVDLSGVTTRGDLQAGIAHALRRRGLEIRPLQAAAAAPPGAGGARLRKVR; encoded by the coding sequence ATGACGGACTCAGACGACCGCCGATCGCCCGCGGCGCGCGACGGGACACGCGATGAAATCCCTGCGCCGCTGGCGTCCCGGCAAGCGCCCACGATCACGTCAGGGCCGGACGGACACCAGCACGGACAGCCGGCGAGCGACGGGCCGCGTAAGGTCGGCGGGACGCCGGCGCCGCTCGATCTCGTGCCCGCCATGATCGCGGCGACCCGCGCGATCACGTGCGCGACCGACGAGGCGTCCCTGTTCGCGGCGGCCGTCGAGAGCCTGTCCTGCCTGGGCCACGACGCCTTCTACCTCAGCAGGTTCTGCGACGACGCGAACAGCGTCCTGGAGATCGTGGGCGTCTGGAAGCGCGGCGGCGCGCCGCCCGTCCCGGCCGGCACGCGCCTGCAGCGCTCGGCCTACCCCGGCCTGGAGAAGATCGCCGCGGGCGACCCGATCCTGTACGAGGACTGCGCCACCGACCCGCGTCTCCACGAGACGACGCGGCGCCTCATGGTCGACAAGATGGGCATTCGCTCGATGGCGCTGTTCCCGCTCATGCACGGCGACCGGCTCCTCGGCTCCCTGTCGGCCAACTACGGCGCGCCTCACGTGTACTCGCCGGAGGAGCGGCAGCTCTTGACGCTCGTCGCCCAGCTCTCGGCCGTGACGCTGCTCGGCATCCGGAGCCGCAAGCAGATCGACGAGAAGGTCCGGCTGGTGGAGGCGCTCTACCGCGCCGGCGACGCCGTCGCCGTGATCTCCGAGGAGGCGCCGCTGCTCGACAGGACGGCAGAGCTCCTGGTGAACGAGGTCGGCTACGTGATCAGCTGGATCGGGCTCGTGGACCCCGAGCGCGGCGTGCTCGCCTCCCGCGCCGGGCTCGGCAGGAACTTCGGAGTTGATCTCTCCATCGTGCACCCGCTGGACAACCCTCGGAGCGCGGCGGTCGCGGCGTTTCATCAGGGCCATCCGGTGGTGCGCCACGATCTCCACGAGCGCCGCGAGGCCGAAGCCTGGGGTGAGGCCGCCACGAACGCCGGCCTGCGGACCGGGGTGTACGTGCCCCTCCGCGCGGGCGGAGAGGCGCTCGGGGTGCTGGGCGTCGGCAGCTCGGACGAGCGCATCACCGAGGACGAGGTCGCGCTCATCGCCGCGTTCGGGAACCAGCTCGCCGCCGCGATCCTCCGGGCGCGGAGGGACCGGGAGCGGACCGAGCAGCTCGCGCAGATCGAGCAAGCCTACGACCGCCAGGCGCGGCTGCTCGAGGTCGTGCGCGAGCTCTCGACGCCCGTCATCCCGGTCCACGACGGGATCCTTGTGCTGCCGCTCGTGGGCACCGTCGACTCGAACCGGAGCGCGCAGATCATGGGCTCGCTGCTCTCCGCGATCGAGCGCGAGCAGGCCTCGGTCGTCCTCATCGACGTCACCGGCGTCCCGATGGTGGACACGGGCGTCGCCGACCATCTTCTCCGGGCCGTCCGCGCGGCGGCGCTGCTCGGCGCCGAGGTCGTGCTCGTCGGCATCGCGCCCACCGTCGCGCAGACCATCGTGCAGCTCGGCGTGGACCTGAGCGGCGTGACCACCCGCGGCGATCTCCAGGCGGGCATCGCCCACGCCCTGCGGCGGCGGGGCCTGGAGATCCGCCCGCTCCAGGCCGCGGCGGCGGCGCCGCCCGGCGCCGGCGGAGCCAGGCTCCGCAAGGTCCGGTGA